A window from Esox lucius isolate fEsoLuc1 chromosome 16, fEsoLuc1.pri, whole genome shotgun sequence encodes these proteins:
- the LOC105027882 gene encoding uncharacterized protein LOC105027882 isoform X1 — translation MSKLVMATLLSWDLLSVVIILDLVCAESSKNITAIIPKNATAALGETVTLQCDGPANAVIWKRETLSFTTFSHRFWKNETTFNNLTSERMSIDPVNPLVLKIHNVQLTDTGNYSCIITGDRGVRTTKWSLTITDPNDEYKGTAGHSLQDLQDLLYIIPPAIIGSALCILVCCVVWWYRKRQQDRSEGLQDTEVEDRNAQSNIASGQRAQRLQRQYFERINSIYGQKQAHNNPKLSKAPLDNLVGLM, via the exons ATGTCCAAGCTTGTCATGGCAACTCTCCTGTCCTGGGATTTGTTGTCTGTGGTCATCATCCTGGATCTAGTCTGCGCAG AATCTAGCAAAAACATCACAGCAATTATTCCTAAAAATGCAACTGCTGCTCTGGGGGAAACTGTGACTTTGCAGTGTGATGGACCGGCAAATGCTGTCATCTGGAAAAGGGAAACACTGTCGTTCACTACTTTTTCTCATAGATTCTGGAAGAATGAAACTACTTTCAACAACCTAACATCAGAAAGGATGTCTATTGACCCTGTTAATCCGCTTGTGTTGAAGATTCATAATGTTCAGCTAACTGACACAGGGAACTACAGCTGTATTATAACAGGGGATCGGGGTGTACGGACAACTAAGTGGAGTTTGACCATCACTGATCCTAATGATGAATATAAAG GGACTGCTGGACACAGCCTACAGGACCTACAGGATTTACTCTATATAATACCTCCTGCTATAATTGGAAGTGCTCTTTGCATACTCGTCTGCTGTGTAGTCTGGTGGTATAG GAAACGACAACAGGACCGGAGTGAAGGTCTCCAGGATACAGAAGTTGAG GACAGAAATGCTCAATCTAACATCGCCTCTGGCCAAAGAGCCCAACGCTTGCAGAGACAGTACTTTGAAAGAATTAACTCAATATATGGGCAGAAACAAGCACACAACAATCCGAAGTTGTCAAAAGCCCCGTTGGACAATCTGGTTGGATTGATGTAA
- the LOC105027882 gene encoding uncharacterized protein LOC105027882 isoform X2: MSKLVMATLLSWDLLSVVIILDLVCAESSKNITAIIPKNATAALGETVTLQCDGPANAVIWKRETLSFTTFSHRFWKNETTFNNLTSERMSIDPVNPLVLKIHNVQLTDTGNYSCIITGDRGVRTTKWSLTITDPNDEYKGNDNRTGVKVSRIQKLRTEMLNLTSPLAKEPNACRDSTLKELTQYMGRNKHTTIRSCQKPRWTIWLD, from the exons ATGTCCAAGCTTGTCATGGCAACTCTCCTGTCCTGGGATTTGTTGTCTGTGGTCATCATCCTGGATCTAGTCTGCGCAG AATCTAGCAAAAACATCACAGCAATTATTCCTAAAAATGCAACTGCTGCTCTGGGGGAAACTGTGACTTTGCAGTGTGATGGACCGGCAAATGCTGTCATCTGGAAAAGGGAAACACTGTCGTTCACTACTTTTTCTCATAGATTCTGGAAGAATGAAACTACTTTCAACAACCTAACATCAGAAAGGATGTCTATTGACCCTGTTAATCCGCTTGTGTTGAAGATTCATAATGTTCAGCTAACTGACACAGGGAACTACAGCTGTATTATAACAGGGGATCGGGGTGTACGGACAACTAAGTGGAGTTTGACCATCACTGATCCTAATGATGAATATAAAG GAAACGACAACAGGACCGGAGTGAAGGTCTCCAGGATACAGAAGTTGAG GACAGAAATGCTCAATCTAACATCGCCTCTGGCCAAAGAGCCCAACGCTTGCAGAGACAGTACTTTGAAAGAATTAACTCAATATATGGGCAGAAACAAGCACACAACAATCCGAAGTTGTCAAAAGCCCCGTTGGACAATCTGGTTGGATTGA